One segment of Ornithodoros turicata isolate Travis unplaced genomic scaffold, ASM3712646v1 Chromosome52, whole genome shotgun sequence DNA contains the following:
- the LOC135374266 gene encoding uncharacterized protein K02A2.6-like, with protein MPKRKEARFAPSDSTGNVRAVDNLTKFARLFPAKTTTSKSVLKALEQLILERDLPRRIISDRGTCFASHEFEEFCQSRGVQHILNSSRHSQANGQVERVNRVLEPIISTAIKRRDHKDWDAEIPSIERDLNNAVCKTTDKTPFETLHGYSLNFYDGRLHQLADERNDATWSDPRKLQKQAREKILEEQEHMKAHYDKRHYRATEYQVGDIVVLQRAPEKTGQPTKTQQKYRGPLVVTQCIPGGTYRVMDLREGGRQHRFATTAHVSQMKPWGHREDPSIEEDESNESDEEEDVESPASPPRRSPRKRRETNTNV; from the exons ATGCCCAAGCGGAAGGAAGCCAGGTTTGCTCCATCCGATTCCACCGGGAACGTTCGAG CTGTGGATAATCTTACGAAGTTCGCCAGATTATTTCCTGCGAAGACTACTACAAGCAAGAGCGTGCTGAAGGCGTTAGAGCAACTTATTCTTGAGAGGGACCTTCCCCGAAGAATTATCAGTGACCGGGGAACCTGCTTCGCTTCTCACGAGTTTGAAGAATTTTGCCAGTCAAGGGGAGTACAGCACATTCTCAACTCGTCCAGACATTCTCAGGCAAATGGACAAGTGGAACGCGTGAACCGCGTACTTGAGCCCATCATTTCAACTGCCATCAAGAGGAGAGACCACAAGGACTGGGACGCTGAAATCCCTAGCATAGAGAGAGATTTAAACAACGCAGTATGCAAAACTACAGACAAGACACCGTTTGAAACATTGCATGGCTACTCGCTCAATTTTTATGACGGTAGACTACATCAGTTAGCGGATGAGAGGAATGACGCGACGTGGAGCGACCCAAGGAAACTGCAAAAGCAGGCCAGGGAGAAAATTTTGGAAGAACAAGAGCACATGAAAGCACACTACGACAAGCGTCACTACAGAGCCACTGAATATCAAGTAGGAGATATTGTTGTCCTACAGCGTGCTCCTGAGAAGACAGGACAACCTACGAAAACGCAACAGAAGTATCGAGGACCACTCGTCGTTACTCAGTGTATTCCAGGAGGCACGTATCGAGTGATGGATTTGAGAGAAGGCGGACGACAGCATAGGTTCGCTACTACGGCACATGTCTCGCAGATGAAACCGTGGGGACACCGCGAGGACCCTTCTATAGAAGAGGACGAATCAAACGAAAGTGATGAAGAAGAGGACGTAGAATCCCCAGCGAGTCCTCCAAGGCGGTCACCTCGGAAACGCCGAGAGACAAACACCAACGTATAA